One window of Magallana gigas chromosome 2, xbMagGiga1.1, whole genome shotgun sequence genomic DNA carries:
- the LOC136272994 gene encoding von Willebrand factor D and EGF domain-containing protein-like has translation MESDALSCRITPMNVSNGEPVESGPAVNTKGEFLSFLEVQCPIPESNVMKGPSAKGFKISITSDGQLYSQEALFIVADGYCTKCSADGVCTDNPNTCVIDGMCYRNGDQNNEGQVCDPAVSTVNWTSIKTVQEIDQYTATYTGCRCPDNTNSFNCACCKNGGCQCGEIQPNQCTHCNCKKLCGSKPCLFPPLAP, from the exons ATGGAATCGGACGCTTTATCATGTAGAATCACTCCAATGAAT GTATCAAATGGCGAACCGGTGGAATCAGGCCCAGCGGTGAACACTAAAGGGGAATTTCTTAGCTTTTTAGAGGTGCAGTGCCCAATTCCAGAAAGCAACGTTATGAAAG gaCCGAGTGCCAAGGGTTTTAAAATCTCCATAACCTCAGATGGTCAACTTTACAGTCAGGAGGCGTTGTTTATTGTCGCTGATGGTTACTGTACCAAGTGTTCAGCTGATGGAGTCTGTACTGACAAC cCCAACACCTGTGTCATTGACGGCATGTGTTACCGGAATGGTGACCAGAATAACGAAGGACAGGTGTGCGATCCTGCTGTCTCTACTGTTAACTGGACATCTATCAAAACAGTGCAAG AGATTGACCAATACACTGCAACTTACACCGGATGTCGATGCCCGGACAACACAAATTCTTTCAACTGCGCATGTTGTAAAAATGGTGGATGTCAGTGCGGGGAGATTCAGCCCAATCAATGTACACATTGTAACTGCAAGAAGCTGTGTGGCTCTAAACCTTGTCTCTTTCCGCCGCTAGCTCCGTAG